One window from the genome of Deltaproteobacteria bacterium encodes:
- a CDS encoding ABC transporter substrate-binding protein — MIARILAVALSILSHASLSAAAAVRIAYSSISAAMLPLFVAKDKRLFEKYGVDVEVTYIRGVAIEALIAGEVHFVRASPPAVVRSTLRGADLAVIANTINVPVFSLMTRADLRRPEDLKGKKIGVTNLGDSPDLVLSMILDKFGLQRGSDVTVLAIRGGMPDMILALSKGFVDGGMISAPSNLRGIKQGLRELIDSADLGVPYLNSPMSTRRGYIKSNRDIVLRVLRGYYQGVQETHNDRDGAMKILARYTRVDEPEILAESYRIYGQKFLQKSINVDLEGVRQLLKTLGKEAAGAASDIEQPPVERFDDLDD; from the coding sequence ATGATCGCTCGCATCCTTGCCGTCGCGCTATCGATCCTTTCTCACGCCTCTCTTTCCGCCGCCGCCGCCGTGCGCATCGCCTACAGTTCGATCAGCGCCGCGATGCTGCCGCTGTTTGTCGCCAAGGATAAACGTTTATTCGAAAAATACGGCGTCGATGTCGAGGTCACTTACATCCGCGGCGTCGCCATCGAAGCCCTGATCGCAGGCGAAGTACATTTCGTGCGCGCCTCGCCGCCGGCCGTGGTTCGCTCGACTCTGCGCGGCGCCGACCTCGCCGTCATCGCCAACACCATCAACGTGCCGGTCTTCTCGCTGATGACCCGCGCCGACTTGCGCCGGCCCGAAGATTTGAAAGGCAAAAAGATCGGCGTCACCAATCTCGGCGACTCGCCCGATCTAGTCTTGAGCATGATTCTCGACAAGTTTGGCTTGCAGCGCGGCAGCGATGTCACGGTACTGGCGATTCGCGGCGGCATGCCCGACATGATTCTCGCCTTGAGCAAAGGCTTCGTCGACGGCGGCATGATCTCCGCGCCGAGCAATCTGCGCGGCATCAAGCAGGGACTGCGTGAGTTGATCGACTCCGCCGACCTCGGCGTGCCCTATCTCAACTCGCCCATGAGCACCCGGCGCGGCTATATCAAGAGTAATCGCGACATCGTGCTGCGCGTTTTGCGCGGTTATTACCAAGGCGTGCAAGAAACCCACAACGACCGCGACGGCGCCATGAAAATTTTGGCGAGATACACCCGCGTCGACGAACCAGAAATCCTCGCCGAATCCTACCGCATCTACGGCCAAAAGTTTTTGCAGAAATCGATCAACGTCGATTTGGAAGGCGTTCGGCAACTATTGAAGACTTTGGGCAAAGAAGCCGCCGGAGCCGCAAGCGACATCGAGCAGCCGCCCGTGGAAAGGTTCGATGATCTCGACGATTAG
- a CDS encoding SAM-dependent DNA methyltransferase — MQWIAPSEKDTATNTLETRLWAAADQLRANSGLTAAQYSTPVLGLIFLRFAEARFAKRRSELEKASATGRRGSSRIDEPAAYHAEGVIYLTPNARFEHLLALPEGGNIGQAINDAMADIEKHNPQLAGVLSRTYQIFNSTLLKELLKKVSEIPASLEYDAFGRIYEYFLGEFARTEGQKGGEFFTPSSIVRLIVEIIEPFHGRLLDVACGSGGFFAQSLQ, encoded by the coding sequence ATGCAATGGATCGCACCGTCTGAGAAAGACACCGCTACCAATACCTTAGAGACGCGCCTGTGGGCGGCGGCGGATCAGTTGCGCGCCAATTCTGGGCTGACCGCCGCGCAATATTCGACGCCGGTTCTCGGTCTGATTTTTCTTCGCTTTGCCGAAGCTCGTTTCGCTAAACGTCGTAGCGAGTTGGAGAAAGCGAGCGCGACCGGGCGCCGAGGTTCTTCGCGCATCGACGAACCCGCTGCTTATCATGCTGAAGGCGTAATTTATCTCACTCCGAACGCGCGCTTTGAACATCTGCTCGCATTGCCGGAAGGCGGCAACATTGGCCAGGCGATCAACGACGCGATGGCCGACATCGAGAAGCATAATCCGCAGCTCGCCGGCGTGCTGTCGCGTACCTATCAGATTTTTAACAGCACGCTGCTCAAGGAGTTGCTGAAGAAAGTTTCCGAGATTCCCGCCAGTCTCGAATACGACGCCTTCGGTCGCATCTACGAATACTTCCTCGGCGAGTTCGCCCGTACGGAAGGGCAGAAGGGCGGTGAGTTTTTTACGCCGAGCAGCATCGTTCGCCTAATCGTCGAGATCATCGAACCTTTCCACGGGCGGCTGCTCGATGTCGCTTGCGGCTCCGGCGGCTTCTTTGCCCAAAGTCTTCAATAG
- a CDS encoding electron transfer flavoprotein subunit alpha/FixB family protein, which produces MADTIWVYAEVIDDRITTTSLEMLTKAAEVGKAEAILLGPAPDDAAQTLANHGASKIYRSADAVYKDYLTLPAAETVAGLIQKHNPAVMLFASSYAGRDLVANLSARLDCGAITDVGDFELKDGSVVATIPALGASYENTSTLLNQGTKLLVVRPKSFEPKLTEQPLAVEEVPAAVGDNLRKVHMKERVIVKREGPSLEGAKIVVSGGRGLKGEDQFSLLKDLADVLGAAVGASRAAVDAGWVPYSMQIGQTGKTVKPDIYFAIGISGAVQHLSGMKTSKYIITINKDPDAPIFEYSDFGIVGDLFKVVPQLIEELKKRKGA; this is translated from the coding sequence GTGGCGGACACAATCTGGGTATACGCGGAAGTTATCGACGATCGGATCACCACCACCAGCTTGGAGATGTTGACGAAGGCGGCGGAGGTCGGCAAAGCCGAAGCGATTTTGCTCGGTCCGGCGCCGGACGACGCGGCACAGACGCTTGCCAATCATGGCGCCAGCAAAATCTATCGCAGTGCCGACGCGGTTTACAAAGACTATTTAACTTTGCCGGCGGCGGAAACCGTCGCCGGTTTAATCCAAAAGCATAATCCGGCGGTGATGCTGTTCGCTTCGAGTTACGCCGGGCGCGATTTAGTGGCTAATTTAAGCGCGCGTCTCGATTGCGGCGCGATCACCGACGTGGGCGATTTCGAATTGAAAGACGGTAGCGTGGTGGCGACCATTCCCGCCCTTGGCGCGAGCTACGAGAACACTAGTACATTGCTCAATCAGGGCACGAAGCTGTTAGTCGTGCGGCCGAAATCCTTCGAGCCGAAATTGACGGAACAACCCTTGGCGGTAGAAGAAGTTCCGGCGGCAGTGGGCGACAACCTGCGCAAAGTCCACATGAAGGAACGGGTGATCGTCAAGCGCGAAGGTCCTTCTCTCGAAGGCGCGAAGATCGTCGTCTCCGGCGGACGCGGACTCAAAGGCGAGGATCAGTTCAGCTTGCTCAAGGATCTCGCCGACGTACTCGGTGCCGCCGTCGGCGCTAGCCGCGCCGCGGTGGACGCTGGCTGGGTGCCCTACTCGATGCAGATCGGCCAGACCGGGAAAACCGTCAAGCCGGATATTTATTTCGCCATCGGAATTTCCGGCGCCGTGCAACATCTCTCCGGCATGAAGACTTCGAAATACATCATCACCATCAACAAAGATCCCGACGCACCGATCTTCGAATACTCCGACTTCGGCATCGTCGGCGACCTCTTCAAAGTCGTGCCGCAGTTGATTGAAGAGCTGAAGAAGCGCAAGGGCGCGTAA
- a CDS encoding electron transfer flavoprotein beta subunit/FixA family protein produces MNVVVCGKVIPASTVIIAIDPNTKRMQRKGVTHELDPAAASAVEEGLRLTEKHGGAVVLVTMGTSDATIGIRNALAMGVTSAVHILDDAVAGSDTLGTAKLLAAAIKKLEYDLVICATESSDSYSGIVHGQIAQLLGLAPLSFAKEIAVDGAKITIKRQSETGFDLVESNLPALVACSSGINEPRYPQLKGIMSAKKKEIKVFTAADLGLSPDQVGEKGAREKVLTIGRPPKRQAGKAVVDEGEGGKQIADFLAEIKVI; encoded by the coding sequence TTGAACGTCGTCGTATGCGGTAAAGTTATTCCCGCCAGCACCGTGATCATCGCGATCGATCCCAACACCAAGCGCATGCAGCGCAAGGGTGTGACCCATGAATTGGATCCGGCGGCGGCGAGCGCGGTGGAAGAAGGTTTGCGCTTGACGGAAAAGCACGGCGGCGCCGTGGTATTGGTGACCATGGGTACCAGCGACGCGACCATCGGTATCCGTAATGCGCTGGCCATGGGCGTGACCTCGGCGGTGCATATTCTCGACGATGCGGTGGCGGGTTCCGATACCCTCGGCACGGCGAAACTGCTCGCCGCGGCGATCAAAAAGCTCGAATACGATTTAGTCATCTGCGCCACCGAAAGCAGCGACAGCTATTCCGGCATCGTGCATGGGCAGATCGCCCAGTTGCTCGGCCTGGCGCCGCTGAGCTTCGCCAAGGAAATTGCCGTCGACGGCGCCAAGATCACGATCAAACGGCAAAGCGAAACCGGTTTTGATCTGGTCGAGTCGAACTTACCGGCCTTGGTCGCGTGCAGCAGCGGCATCAACGAACCGCGCTATCCGCAACTCAAGGGCATCATGTCGGCGAAGAAAAAAGAGATCAAAGTTTTTACCGCGGCGGATTTGGGCCTGTCGCCGGATCAAGTTGGCGAAAAGGGCGCGCGGGAAAAAGTGCTTACCATTGGCCGGCCGCCCAAACGGCAAGCCGGCAAAGCGGTGGTCGACGAAGGGGAAGGCGGCAAGCAGATCGCGGACTTTCTTGCTGAAATCAAGGTGATTTAA
- a CDS encoding nicotinate phosphoribosyltransferase, translating into MALAENFTLLTDLYQLTMGQAYFREGRLGRATFSLFIRSYPLNRGYFVSAGLKDVIDYLQALSFDAEALDYLAAQKFFSAEYLHYLSSLKFTGDLWAIPEGRIFFADEPIVEITAPIVEAQLVETFVINQMHLQTLIATKAARCVHAAARRPLADFALRRAHGSDAGMKVARASFLAGFAGTSNVRAGQQYGIPLVGTMAHSFIMSFEHEVDAFRSYVAAFPNNAVLLIDTYDSAVGAQNAVIVAKEMASRGEKLIGVRIDSGDLAEQARIVRKIFDAANLPEVKIIGSGGLDEYDLAELSAADTPFDSYGVGTKMGTSADAPWSDMSYKLVAYEERATLKLSTGKASWPGPKQIYRSREGANKFAGDVIGTRDEELSAEKLLQEFVRGGEPVNNYPSLAESRKLFAEEFAALPESVKALRNPARYPVTFSEKLNELRERTTREVSDN; encoded by the coding sequence ATGGCACTGGCAGAAAACTTCACACTACTCACCGATCTTTATCAACTCACCATGGGTCAGGCGTACTTTCGCGAAGGGCGGCTCGGGCGAGCGACCTTTAGTCTGTTCATTCGCTCTTACCCGCTCAACCGCGGCTATTTCGTCTCAGCCGGACTCAAGGACGTAATCGACTACCTGCAAGCTTTGTCATTCGATGCCGAAGCCCTCGACTACTTGGCCGCGCAGAAATTTTTCAGCGCGGAATATTTGCATTATCTGAGCAGCTTGAAATTCACCGGCGATCTGTGGGCGATACCCGAAGGGCGGATTTTTTTCGCTGACGAACCGATCGTTGAAATCACCGCGCCGATCGTCGAAGCGCAGTTGGTCGAGACCTTCGTTATCAATCAAATGCACCTGCAAACTTTGATCGCGACCAAAGCGGCGCGCTGCGTCCACGCCGCCGCCCGCCGGCCGCTGGCCGACTTCGCACTGCGCCGCGCCCACGGCAGCGACGCCGGCATGAAAGTCGCGCGCGCGAGTTTTCTCGCCGGCTTCGCCGGTACCAGCAACGTGCGCGCCGGCCAGCAATATGGGATTCCGCTGGTCGGCACCATGGCGCATTCCTTTATCATGAGCTTCGAACACGAGGTCGATGCCTTTCGTTCCTACGTCGCGGCGTTTCCCAACAACGCGGTGCTGCTGATCGACACTTACGACAGCGCCGTCGGCGCGCAGAATGCAGTGATCGTCGCCAAAGAGATGGCCAGCCGCGGCGAGAAATTGATCGGCGTGCGCATCGACAGCGGCGATCTCGCTGAACAAGCGCGCATCGTGCGGAAAATTTTTGACGCAGCGAATCTGCCGGAAGTAAAAATAATCGGTAGCGGCGGCCTGGATGAATATGACTTGGCCGAGCTGAGCGCCGCCGATACGCCCTTCGACAGCTACGGCGTCGGCACCAAAATGGGCACCTCGGCCGACGCGCCATGGAGCGACATGTCGTACAAATTGGTGGCCTACGAAGAGCGGGCGACGCTAAAACTCAGCACCGGCAAAGCGTCCTGGCCTGGGCCAAAGCAAATCTATCGTTCACGCGAGGGCGCAAATAAATTCGCCGGCGATGTCATTGGCACAAGGGATGAAGAGTTATCGGCGGAAAAGTTATTGCAAGAATTTGTGCGTGGCGGCGAGCCGGTCAACAATTATCCATCGTTGGCGGAAAGTCGAAAGCTTTTTGCCGAGGAATTCGCCGCGCTGCCGGAAAGTGTGAAAGCGCTACGTAATCCGGCGCGCTATCCCGTTACCTTCAGTGAGAAGTTGAATGAACTACGCGAACGCACCACGCGCGAAGTAAGCGATAACTAA
- a CDS encoding ketoacyl-ACP synthase III, translating into MSGAQRRSVILGTGSELPAKIVTNHDLGKMVETSDEWITVRTGIKERRVLEAGKGNAEMAFHAAKRAIEDAGLEPKDIDAIIMGTVSADYPMPSSACVLEDLLGARNAFSFDVGAACAGFLNALAVGDLFVRSGKANHALIVGADTLSRFLNWEDRGTCILFGDGAGAVVLGASENGSGILSTKLRTDGSYAKTLYVPAGGSLKPASLQTVQANEHTISMNGKEVFKIAVRSMEEISRQALAEAGVAIEQVSLVVPHQANKRIIVALAERLGVPMEKVMVNLEKYGNTSAASIPVALDEARRQGRIKAGDIVLLNAFGAGFAWGAAVVKF; encoded by the coding sequence ATGAGCGGAGCACAACGCCGCAGTGTCATTCTCGGCACCGGCTCGGAGCTGCCGGCGAAAATCGTCACCAACCATGACTTGGGAAAAATGGTTGAAACTAGCGACGAGTGGATCACCGTGCGCACCGGCATCAAAGAGCGGCGCGTGCTCGAAGCCGGCAAGGGCAACGCCGAGATGGCGTTTCACGCCGCTAAACGCGCCATCGAAGATGCTGGTCTGGAGCCTAAAGACATCGACGCGATCATCATGGGTACGGTGTCGGCGGATTATCCGATGCCGAGTTCGGCCTGCGTGCTCGAAGACTTGCTCGGCGCGCGCAACGCTTTTTCTTTCGACGTCGGCGCCGCCTGCGCGGGATTTCTCAACGCCTTGGCGGTGGGCGATTTGTTCGTGCGCAGCGGCAAGGCCAACCATGCTTTGATCGTCGGCGCCGACACGCTCAGCCGTTTTCTCAACTGGGAAGACCGCGGCACCTGCATCTTGTTCGGCGACGGCGCCGGCGCGGTGGTGCTGGGCGCGTCGGAGAACGGTTCCGGTATTCTCAGCACGAAACTGCGCACGGACGGTTCTTACGCCAAGACGCTTTACGTGCCGGCGGGCGGGTCGCTCAAGCCGGCGAGTCTGCAAACCGTGCAGGCCAACGAGCACACGATCTCGATGAACGGCAAAGAGGTTTTCAAAATCGCCGTGCGCTCCATGGAAGAGATCAGCCGTCAAGCTTTAGCCGAGGCCGGCGTTGCCATCGAGCAAGTCTCGCTGGTCGTGCCCCATCAAGCCAACAAAAGAATCATCGTCGCCTTGGCCGAACGGTTGGGCGTGCCGATGGAAAAAGTCATGGTCAATCTAGAAAAGTACGGCAACACTTCGGCGGCGTCGATTCCGGTGGCCCTCGATGAAGCGCGCCGCCAAGGGCGCATCAAAGCCGGCGATATCGTGTTGTTAAACGCCTTCGGCGCCGGCTTCGCCTGGGGCGCGGCGGTGGTGAAGTTTTAG
- the fabF gene encoding beta-ketoacyl-[acyl-carrier-protein] synthase II codes for MSTTEPRRVVVTGVGLVTPLGTGVEKNWQALMAGRSGIRKITHFAAEAFASRIAGEVADFNAEDYIETKEIKKMDRFIQFALGATVQAMDDSGLKIEGEFAENVGVIIGVGMNGLDTLEVTKEALMAGGPRKISPFFIPKVISNLVPGHVAIRYGAKGVNFTPTSACASGTHAIGESYRMIRYGLQDAVIAGGAEAAITPLGVGGFAAMKALSTRNDEPERASRPFDNERDGFVIGEGSGILILEEREHALARGAKIYAEVIGYGANGDAHHMTAPAPEGEGAARCMRLALKDAGLAPSDVDYINAHGTSTAYNDANETTAIKTVFGEAAAKLAVSSTKSMTGHLLGAAGAVEGVYSALALHHGMLPPTINYENPDPVCDLDYVPNHARQAAIKVALSNSFGFGGTNACVIFRRAE; via the coding sequence GTGAGCACAACTGAACCACGCAGAGTGGTGGTGACCGGCGTCGGGCTGGTTACGCCATTAGGTACGGGCGTCGAGAAAAATTGGCAGGCTTTGATGGCCGGCCGCTCGGGCATCCGAAAAATTACCCATTTCGCCGCCGAGGCGTTCGCCTCGCGCATCGCCGGCGAAGTCGCCGACTTCAACGCGGAAGATTACATCGAGACCAAAGAGATCAAAAAAATGGATCGCTTCATTCAGTTCGCCTTGGGCGCCACCGTCCAAGCGATGGATGACAGCGGCCTCAAGATCGAAGGCGAGTTCGCCGAGAACGTCGGCGTCATCATCGGCGTCGGCATGAACGGTCTCGACACCCTCGAAGTCACCAAAGAAGCTTTGATGGCCGGTGGGCCGCGGAAAATTTCGCCGTTCTTCATTCCCAAAGTGATTTCCAATCTCGTGCCCGGCCATGTGGCGATTCGCTACGGCGCCAAGGGCGTCAACTTTACGCCGACCTCGGCCTGCGCGTCGGGAACCCACGCGATCGGCGAGTCCTACCGCATGATTCGTTACGGTTTGCAGGACGCGGTGATCGCCGGCGGCGCGGAAGCGGCGATCACGCCGCTCGGCGTCGGTGGATTCGCCGCCATGAAAGCGCTGTCGACGCGCAACGACGAGCCCGAGCGCGCTAGCCGGCCCTTCGATAATGAGCGCGATGGTTTCGTCATCGGCGAGGGCTCGGGAATTTTAATTCTCGAAGAGCGCGAGCATGCGCTTGCGCGCGGCGCGAAGATTTACGCCGAGGTGATCGGTTACGGCGCCAACGGCGACGCTCATCACATGACCGCGCCGGCGCCGGAAGGCGAGGGTGCGGCGCGCTGCATGCGCTTGGCGCTCAAAGACGCCGGCCTGGCGCCCAGCGATGTCGATTACATCAACGCTCATGGCACTTCGACCGCTTACAACGATGCCAACGAGACCACCGCGATCAAGACGGTGTTCGGCGAGGCGGCGGCCAAGTTGGCGGTGAGTTCGACCAAATCGATGACCGGTCATTTACTCGGCGCGGCGGGCGCCGTCGAAGGCGTTTATTCCGCTTTGGCGCTGCATCACGGCATGTTGCCGCCGACGATCAATTACGAAAACCCCGACCCGGTGTGCGATCTCGATTATGTTCCCAATCACGCGCGCCAGGCGGCGATCAAAGTCGCGTTGTCCAATTCCTTCGGCTTCGGCGGCACCAATGCTTGCGTGATTTTCCGGAGGGCTGAATGA
- a CDS encoding histone deacetylase, translated as MAKTAVVVDREYLKHQPGDGHPERPERVKVLLDLAAELEPAKFQLLTPNPARRADIEATHGADFVRLIEATAQHNHYALDGDTITCRDSFGVALLAVGGFLGLLDAIAAKEAQNGFALVRPPGHHALRQRAMGFCLFNTMAIGAEYLRRTHGAKRVMIVDWDVHHGNGTQDAFYSDPSVLFLSTHQYPYYPGSGAVNEVGVGAGAGFTINIPLPAGCADREYLQVFQDIVAPAVERFAPDWILVSAGFDPHRDDPLGGMGVSEEGFAAMAERLVALAQKLAGGRIAFLLEGGYDLGALKNSVAAVLGAMSEPSPAAPGHLKLADSRIEPLLRRIRQTHEQYNNLQSY; from the coding sequence ATGGCAAAAACTGCCGTTGTTGTCGATCGGGAATATCTCAAACACCAACCGGGGGATGGTCATCCCGAACGGCCGGAGCGGGTCAAAGTGCTGCTCGATTTGGCGGCGGAATTGGAACCGGCGAAATTTCAGTTGCTGACGCCCAATCCGGCGCGGCGCGCCGACATCGAAGCGACCCACGGCGCCGACTTTGTCCGGCTGATCGAAGCCACCGCGCAACACAACCATTACGCTCTCGACGGCGATACGATTACCTGCCGCGATTCCTTCGGCGTTGCGCTGTTGGCGGTGGGCGGCTTTTTGGGTTTGCTCGATGCCATCGCCGCAAAGGAAGCGCAAAACGGTTTCGCCCTCGTCCGGCCGCCGGGCCATCACGCGCTGCGTCAGCGGGCGATGGGTTTTTGTCTGTTCAACACCATGGCGATCGGCGCCGAATATTTGCGCCGAACCCACGGCGCCAAGCGCGTCATGATCGTCGATTGGGACGTGCATCATGGCAACGGCACTCAGGACGCTTTTTACAGCGATCCGTCGGTGCTGTTTCTTTCCACCCATCAGTATCCTTATTATCCCGGCAGCGGCGCGGTGAATGAAGTTGGCGTGGGCGCAGGCGCAGGCTTCACCATTAACATTCCGCTTCCCGCCGGCTGCGCCGATCGAGAATATTTACAGGTGTTTCAAGACATCGTCGCGCCCGCCGTGGAGCGCTTCGCGCCGGATTGGATCTTGGTTTCCGCCGGCTTCGATCCGCATCGCGACGATCCCCTCGGCGGCATGGGCGTTAGCGAAGAAGGTTTCGCGGCGATGGCCGAGCGGTTGGTGGCGCTGGCGCAAAAACTCGCCGGCGGGCGCATCGCATTTTTGCTCGAAGGCGGTTACGACTTGGGAGCGCTAAAAAATTCCGTGGCGGCGGTGTTGGGTGCGATGTCAGAGCCGTCGCCGGCTGCGCCTGGACATTTGAAATTGGCCGACAGCCGCATTGAGCCGCTGCTGCGCCGCATTCGTCAAACCCATGAGCAATATAATAACTTGCAGTCCTATTGA
- a CDS encoding twin-arginine translocase TatA/TatE family subunit has protein sequence MFGIGMSELILILGLALIVLGPKKLPELAKTLGKGLAEFRRATDDLKDEFRKIEHEVEDPATAAMLSDDPSLDPANAANPTTPTNPPEKPVEVAAVDPALQNPEKK, from the coding sequence ATGTTTGGTATCGGCATGTCGGAATTGATTTTGATCTTGGGCCTAGCACTGATCGTGCTCGGACCGAAGAAGCTGCCGGAGCTCGCCAAGACTTTGGGCAAAGGTCTGGCGGAATTTCGCCGTGCCACCGATGATCTCAAAGATGAATTTCGCAAGATCGAGCATGAAGTCGAAGACCCGGCCACCGCCGCCATGCTCAGCGACGACCCGTCGTTGGATCCGGCGAATGCGGCCAATCCTACGACTCCAACCAACCCGCCAGAAAAGCCGGTGGAAGTTGCCGCCGTCGATCCAGCGCTCCAAAACCCAGAAAAAAAGTGA
- the tatC gene encoding twin-arginine translocase subunit TatC has product MPFTSHLAELRNRLVKSTVAVGAAFFVCYAYVDNLFAILAAPLRRIQVQGLMLIGTAVTEAFFTKMKIAFIAALIVTSPVLLWQLWQFVAPGLYEHEKRHSRSFVIVGSLFFFSGAAFCYQIVIQQSLGFLLHRYEAIHIQPMLQVGDYLSLVSRMVLAFGVMFELPVLAFFLARVGLIDHRFLIRHVRYAVILIALLAAILTPPDLISQILFIIPLSLLYLLSIAVAYAARFQMNRRQRAAE; this is encoded by the coding sequence ATGCCCTTCACCTCGCATCTGGCCGAGCTGCGCAACCGTCTGGTCAAGAGCACCGTCGCCGTCGGCGCGGCGTTTTTTGTCTGCTACGCCTACGTCGACAACCTATTCGCGATCCTAGCCGCGCCGCTGCGGCGGATTCAAGTTCAAGGGTTGATGTTGATCGGCACCGCGGTCACCGAAGCGTTTTTCACCAAAATGAAAATCGCTTTCATCGCCGCACTGATCGTCACCTCACCGGTCTTGCTCTGGCAGCTCTGGCAATTCGTCGCCCCCGGACTCTACGAACATGAAAAACGCCACAGCCGGAGCTTCGTGATCGTCGGCTCGCTGTTCTTTTTCAGCGGCGCGGCGTTTTGCTACCAGATCGTCATTCAACAGAGTTTGGGCTTCCTACTGCACCGCTACGAAGCGATCCACATCCAGCCGATGCTGCAAGTGGGCGACTACCTGTCTCTCGTGTCGCGAATGGTACTCGCCTTCGGCGTCATGTTCGAACTGCCGGTGTTGGCGTTCTTTCTCGCCCGGGTCGGACTGATCGACCACCGGTTTTTAATTCGCCACGTCCGCTACGCGGTCATCCTCATCGCCCTGCTCGCGGCAATCTTGACGCCGCCGGATTTAATTTCACAAATACTTTTTATCATACCGCTGAGCCTGCTCTACTTGCTCAGCATCGCCGTGGCCTACGCCGCGCGCTTTCAGATGAACCGGCGCCAACGCGCCGCGGAATAA
- a CDS encoding arginine decarboxylase, pyruvoyl-dependent, producing MIPKKCFFTKGVGIHKEKLASFELALRQAGLAYCNLVLVSSIFPPYCKRLSKEEGTKLLRPGEVVFSVYDRESTNEPNRLVAASVGVAIPSDESQYGYLSEHHSFGETDEKAGDYAEDLAASMLATTLGIEFNPDTAWDEREQLFKMSEKIVRTSNITQSAIGNKDGLWTTVFAACAFINDDN from the coding sequence ATGATTCCGAAGAAATGTTTTTTTACCAAAGGTGTCGGCATCCACAAGGAAAAGTTGGCGTCCTTCGAGTTGGCGTTGCGGCAAGCGGGACTGGCTTATTGCAACTTAGTGTTGGTGTCGAGCATCTTTCCACCTTATTGCAAGCGGCTGTCAAAGGAAGAGGGCACTAAACTTCTCCGTCCCGGCGAAGTGGTCTTCAGCGTCTATGACCGCGAGAGCACCAACGAGCCCAACCGCTTGGTCGCCGCGTCGGTGGGCGTGGCGATTCCCTCCGACGAAAGCCAGTACGGTTATCTCTCCGAGCACCATTCCTTCGGCGAGACCGACGAGAAAGCCGGCGATTACGCCGAAGATCTCGCCGCCAGCATGTTGGCGACGACCTTGGGCATCGAGTTCAATCCCGACACCGCGTGGGACGAGCGCGAGCAGCTTTTCAAAATGTCCGAAAAAATCGTTCGCACCTCCAACATCACCCAATCCGCCATCGGCAACAAGGACGGTCTATGGACCACGGTGTTCGCCGCCTGCGCTTTTATCAACGACGATAATTAA
- a CDS encoding biotin/lipoyl-binding protein, producing MAFIGKLGEQSYSVEIEETGKSVYRVSVDGNEFLVDGKKTGRTNYSLIVDNRSFEIEVDNTDDEYRVLVDGRSYHINLVDERRLRVGGSQAASQLQGRQKVSVPMPGKVIAVLVGEGDQVEKGQGLVIVEAMKMENEVHSPIAGEIKEIKVKAGDTVEGGTVLVIVE from the coding sequence ATGGCATTCATCGGCAAACTGGGCGAGCAAAGTTATTCCGTCGAGATCGAGGAGACCGGCAAGTCGGTTTATCGGGTCTCGGTGGACGGCAATGAATTTCTCGTCGACGGTAAAAAGACCGGCCGCACCAACTATTCGCTGATCGTCGACAACCGCTCCTTCGAAATCGAAGTCGATAACACCGACGACGAGTATCGCGTCTTGGTCGACGGCCGCAGTTATCACATCAATTTAGTCGACGAGCGCCGTTTGCGAGTCGGCGGCAGCCAGGCCGCGTCGCAGCTGCAAGGCCGGCAGAAAGTCTCGGTGCCCATGCCCGGCAAAGTTATCGCCGTGCTGGTCGGTGAAGGCGATCAAGTGGAAAAGGGCCAGGGGTTGGTGATCGTCGAAGCGATGAAGATGGAAAACGAAGTGCATAGCCCGATCGCCGGCGAGATTAAAGAGATCAAAGTCAAAGCCGGCGACACGGTGGAGGGCGGCACGGTGTTGGTGATCGTCGAATAA